Proteins encoded by one window of Cellvibrio sp. KY-GH-1:
- the rep gene encoding DNA helicase Rep, which produces MTQLNPRQKEAVLYIDGPCLVLAGAGSGKTSVITRKIAYLIEQCGIPARHIAALTFTNKAAREMKERASKLVKGSASKGLTVSTFHNLGLNIIRKEHKALGFKPGFSIFDSEDARSLLKELMLKDGDLDSDHLDLVQHQISNWKNDLVVPERALSMAQSQGEQTIAMIYLRYNQALRAYNAVDFDDLILIPVELFQTNSDVLARWQRKIRYLLVDEYQDTNSSQYLLVQLIVGNRGALTVVGDDDQSIYAWRGARPENMGLLKQDYPNLRVIKLEQNYRSTSRILRVANHLIANNPHEFDKALWSDMGLGDPIRVIRCKNEEAEAERIATEIITQRLQKQYKFRDFAVLYRGNHQARLLEMKLQHHQIPYKMSGGSSFFAKTEIKDVMAYLRLIVNPDDDNAFLRIINTPRRQIGTSTLEALGTYASERQISLFAALDEIGLQSRIPEKNLERIQRFAHWVKQVGRNCTGDNPVNAIREMLNDIDYEGWLHQNSNTPKAAEKRMENVFYLVESLQKTLDKTDGDDEENDTRMEDAIAKLVLRDLLERQEEEDTSDQVQLMTLHASKGLEFPHVFMVGMEEDLLPHRNSIEDNNIEEERRLTYVGITRAKRTLNMTLAGKRKQFGEMSETTPSRFLDELPTEDVEWEGFGEQSEAKNLAKGEETLSSLLNLFD; this is translated from the coding sequence GTGACCCAACTCAACCCCCGCCAGAAAGAAGCCGTGCTTTATATCGATGGCCCCTGCCTGGTACTGGCGGGTGCCGGTAGCGGCAAGACCAGCGTAATTACACGCAAGATCGCCTATTTGATTGAACAGTGCGGCATTCCCGCACGCCATATCGCCGCCCTCACCTTTACCAACAAGGCCGCGCGCGAAATGAAAGAACGCGCCAGCAAACTGGTAAAAGGCAGCGCCTCCAAAGGCCTGACAGTTTCCACTTTTCACAACCTGGGCCTGAATATCATCCGCAAGGAGCACAAGGCCCTGGGCTTCAAACCCGGTTTTTCCATCTTCGATTCAGAAGATGCACGCTCCCTGCTGAAAGAACTTATGTTGAAAGATGGCGACCTAGATAGCGACCATCTGGATCTGGTGCAACACCAAATCTCCAACTGGAAAAACGACCTGGTTGTACCCGAGCGCGCCCTGAGTATGGCGCAAAGCCAGGGTGAGCAGACGATCGCCATGATATATCTGCGCTACAATCAGGCTTTGCGCGCCTATAACGCGGTGGACTTTGACGATCTAATCCTGATTCCGGTGGAGCTGTTTCAAACCAATAGTGACGTACTTGCACGCTGGCAGCGCAAAATCCGCTACTTATTGGTCGATGAATATCAGGACACCAACTCCAGCCAGTATCTGCTGGTGCAATTAATTGTAGGCAATCGTGGCGCGCTTACTGTGGTGGGCGACGATGACCAATCCATTTACGCCTGGCGCGGCGCCCGCCCGGAAAACATGGGCCTGCTAAAACAGGACTACCCCAACTTGCGAGTAATCAAGTTGGAGCAAAACTATCGCTCCACCAGCCGTATACTGCGTGTAGCCAACCATTTGATTGCCAACAACCCCCACGAATTCGATAAAGCCCTGTGGAGTGACATGGGCCTGGGCGATCCCATTCGCGTTATTCGCTGCAAAAATGAAGAGGCCGAAGCCGAGCGCATCGCCACCGAAATCATTACCCAACGCTTACAAAAACAGTACAAATTCCGCGATTTTGCGGTGCTCTACCGCGGCAACCACCAGGCGCGCCTACTGGAAATGAAACTCCAGCATCACCAGATTCCCTACAAGATGAGCGGCGGCTCCTCATTTTTTGCCAAGACCGAAATCAAGGACGTGATGGCCTATTTGCGTTTGATCGTAAACCCGGACGATGACAACGCCTTTTTACGCATAATCAATACCCCGCGCCGACAAATAGGCACCAGCACACTGGAGGCACTGGGTACCTATGCCAGCGAACGCCAGATCAGTCTATTTGCCGCACTGGATGAGATAGGCTTACAAAGTCGCATTCCGGAGAAAAACCTGGAACGCATCCAGCGTTTTGCGCACTGGGTCAAGCAAGTGGGACGCAATTGCACCGGTGATAACCCGGTCAATGCCATACGCGAGATGCTCAATGACATCGACTATGAAGGCTGGCTACATCAAAATTCGAATACCCCCAAAGCAGCAGAAAAACGTATGGAAAATGTGTTTTACCTGGTGGAGTCGCTGCAAAAAACCCTGGATAAAACCGATGGTGATGATGAGGAAAATGATACCCGCATGGAGGATGCCATCGCCAAACTGGTGCTGCGCGATCTATTGGAGCGGCAAGAGGAGGAAGATACCAGCGATCAGGTGCAACTGATGACTCTGCATGCATCCAAAGGCCTGGAGTTTCCACATGTGTTTATGGTGGGCATGGAAGAAGATTTATTGCCCCATCGCAACAGTATTGAAGATAACAATATTGAAGAAGAGCGCCGACTGACCTACGTGGGGATTACCCGCGCCAAGCGCACACTTAATATGACCCTGGCGGGCAAGCGCAAACAATTTGGTGAAATGAGTGAAACCACTCCCAGCCGTTTTCTGGATGAATTACCTACGGAAGATGTGGAATGGGAAGGTTTTGGTGAACAGAGCGAGGCCAAAAATCTGGCCAAAGGTGAAGAAACCCTTTCCAGTCTGCTGAATTTGTTTGATTGA